The Desulfuromonadaceae bacterium genome includes the window CTGTTTTTGTCCGCCGATGCTGCTGATGATGTTGCTCAAAGTATCCCGGTCATCTTTAAGCATGGCGTAGCGGGTTGATTTGATCACCGTATCGGCAAGATCAGCCGCATGCTGAATTTCACCCTCGGTCAGGTCTTCCTTGACAAAGCTGTATAAAAGCACACAGCAGGCAATGACAAATCCGGTAACAGCGCAGGCGACCGGGATGATAGCACGACTGTTTATGCTGCTGAGCATGATGTGACTCCTTGCGCTATTCATATGACTGCGGGACCGCAACGGGCGGTCCCGCAGTCATGCTTTTTAATCGATCCGGCGATACAGGGCACCCGCCGGTAAGGGAGCTGTGGTGATCGTATTTGTCTTGACTGCTTCTGCGGCAAGGGCTTCTTGCGGTTGCTCTTTCCACGCATAAAGAATTGGCAGCCGATAGAGGATAAAGCGATAGACCACAACGTAGATTGCAAAGACCGTCACGGTGATGAGCACTTCAAATACGTGAGGGATCTCCTGATAGAGTTGCCAGTTGAAAGTGATGAGTGCGGTATTTAAACGATTCAGGACAATGCCAAAGACGGTGATAAATGCTCCCAGCCGGGCCAGACCAACCATGCGATGACGAATCGCGTAGGCGAAGAGCACAATCGGCAGGACCACGCCGAAGCCGATTTCAGCCATAAACCAGGCGCCCCAGCCGGTGGCCAGATACCCCCACTCATTATCGTGGGCAATGCCGATCAATTTGATGGCCAGGTAGGTGATCAACGCCAGACTGGCCCCTTTGGCCAGACCCAGAGTACAGCGGTCGAGATTGTCGAGAAAGTTTCTGTCACAGCGCCAGCTCATGGTTTTTCTGACGATGGTGCTGACCGCGATCACCATGCAGAGCCCCGCCGGAATCGACGAACAGAAGAAATGAATCCATTGAAACGACGCTGAATACCAGAGTGGGTGAACCTTTCCCGGTGCGTAAGTGAACAGCGCCCCCAACGCCCCCTGGTGAAGGGTTGAGAGAATGATACCGGCGATGGTCAGTCCGATGGCAATCCGGCGCACAAAGCGTTTACCCCCCAGCCACCCGATCCATTCGAAGAAGGCGACAGATACTTCAGCGACCTGTACCGACAGATAGGTGGCGACGTGCCAGGCGACCAGAAAGAGCACTGCGGCCGGCCCGAAAGAAACCACCATCGGGTAGGGTAATCGCCACGGCTGACCAAGATCAACCAGCAAGTAGACGACAGCAAAAAAGTACCCCAGCAGACCGTTAAGCAGGGCCAGGCGTTCAATCGGCTCGAAATCGTGGCGACCGAAGATTTCAACGGTTGTTCCGAGCATGAATCCTGACGCAGAAAGTGGCACCATTGCAAACAGACCAAAGCCCAGAAACAAACCCCAGGGATAGTCGTTTGATGCATGAGTGACGACGCCGAGTCCGAACAGATAACGATAGGCGATCAATGGCAGTCCGATCGCGAAGATGATCCCCAGAATCCAATTGAACGGATTGCGTAACGCCTGCCCGAAATACTGTCCTGGGGTCAGCCCGAAAAAGAGTTTTTGTTTTAGGCTCCAGCTATGGCGAGACTCTTTGTTGATCGGTGAATCAACGAGTTTCACCCCGCATTGAATCAGACTTTTCATTGTTCATCTCCCTCGTCGCCTGGTGTTGTGTCGGCGGTTTGGTCATGCCCCTCATGGCCGTCATGTTTTTTTGCAAGGAGGTGGAAACCGGCAAACATTGCGGGCCAGATGGCGAGAACCATCGGCACGGTGCCGAGGAAATCCTTCACCTGATTGATAATTGGATCGTTCCCCGGATTCGGGTCGAAACCCACTTCGCTAAAGGGTACCGGGGACAGATACATCCAACTGGTTCCACCCAACTCGTTTTCTCCATAGATTCGATTCACGTAGCGGCCTGGGTGTGTCTGAATGCGGTTATTTCCGATTTTGAGTAGTTCCTTGCGCTTGCCGAAGGTTAGTGCTTCCTGCGGGCAAATCTCGACACAGGCCGGTGGCAGGCCATTCTTCAGCCGTGTTTCGTGGCAGAAAATACACTTTTTAACGACTGGATCAAAGGCGCTGGAGTAACTGTAGCCAGGGATGTGAAACGGGCAGGCAATCATACAGTTACGGCAGCCAACACAAACTTTGGAATTATAGATGACAGCCCCTTCCTTCGTTTTGGTATAGGCATTGACAAAACAGGAGGTGAGGCAGGCAGGCTCGCTGCAATGATTGCACTGCACTTTGCGGTAAACGGGCTGATCGCTGCTGGCAGGTTGGTAGCGATTTACAACCGTATAGGCATTTTCATCGGGACGCCGCAACTGTTTGCCGTCATGGAAAGTTTGGTCAAACACTGATTTGTCATCAAAAGGTAACTCCGGTGCTGGCAGCTGTTGCTCCTTGTTGCAGGCTGCTTCGCAGCTGCGGCAGCCGACGCAGCGCGTCAAATCGACCAATACCCCCATGCCCTCCGGGTAGCCGGAAAATGATCCGCTTGCCAGGGCTTTTTTTGTGCCGGCCAAAGTTGTGGCGGCACATCCTGCCACACTCGCGGCAAGAAATCTTCGTCGACTGATTCCACTCATAACGACTCTCCTTATCCTCAAAAACATGCTTCGGTGAATGTCATTTCAAATCAAACAACTGTTTGACCCAATTCGTGTCAACGGGGGACGCATCCGCGTGAAACAAGGCGTCGCCGTCCGGCGTTCTGGTATGACACGTCTGACATCCCGTTGGCCCATTCATCGTTTCATGGCAACCGACGCAGTTCCAGTGATACACCGCTTTCAGGCCGGGTTTGTCGATATGAAACTGGTAGCGGGACAGGGCTTTTTGATTAAGGTGTTCCGCAGAAAATGGATCGACGACATGGCAATCACGACATGCAACGTTAGCGACACCGTCACTGTCAGTATGGCAGCTTACGCAACGTGAGTCGGTTGTTCCTGTTCCGGTGGTATGATGATGGCAGTGCGAGCAATCTTCCCCCAACTCGGTATGCATGGCATGATCAAATTTGACGCCGGAGAAATACTTGACCATGGTATCGAGCGACACTTGTTCAGGCATGTCGCCTGCCAGACTCAGGCTACCTGTCGCGAGGATCGACACCGCCATGATCAAGGTAACTCCGAATAACTTAGCGTTCATAATTATCACTCCCTTTACTAAAGATCGCCCAGCAACACTATTTGTTGGCGTCAGCGGAATTTGAATTCAAATACTTATAGTACATCGGGAAAGCGATGAAAAATGCCACACAGATCAGGTATTCAACGCCCTTGATATACTGATAGTAATCGACCAAGGTGTGAACACTCTGCCACTCACCTATCGATTGAAGTACCTGTTCAATCATTTTTTCCTCCCATAAATTCGTTACAATTAGCGGTTCCTGATCAGATCAGTTTTTTTTGCCACTATATGCCGCCTGCTTTCCTTCTCCCTTGATCAGTCCCTTGATAAACCCGACCAGCAAGATGATTGTTGGCATCAGCTGCACCAGAATAATCAAGGCACAAAAGGCCAGGAAAGAACCAACCAAAATTCCGCTGGAGTAAGTCTTGGTTGTGTCCACGGCAAAGGCTGGTTCTATCATCAGTGCCAACATCGAGAGTCCCATCAGTAAACTTCTGAACTTTTTCATAACGCCTCCGTT containing:
- a CDS encoding 4Fe-4S dicluster domain-containing protein produces the protein MSGISRRRFLAASVAGCAATTLAGTKKALASGSFSGYPEGMGVLVDLTRCVGCRSCEAACNKEQQLPAPELPFDDKSVFDQTFHDGKQLRRPDENAYTVVNRYQPASSDQPVYRKVQCNHCSEPACLTSCFVNAYTKTKEGAVIYNSKVCVGCRNCMIACPFHIPGYSYSSAFDPVVKKCIFCHETRLKNGLPPACVEICPQEALTFGKRKELLKIGNNRIQTHPGRYVNRIYGENELGGTSWMYLSPVPFSEVGFDPNPGNDPIINQVKDFLGTVPMVLAIWPAMFAGFHLLAKKHDGHEGHDQTADTTPGDEGDEQ
- a CDS encoding cytochrome c family protein; amino-acid sequence: MNAKLFGVTLIMAVSILATGSLSLAGDMPEQVSLDTMVKYFSGVKFDHAMHTELGEDCSHCHHHTTGTGTTDSRCVSCHTDSDGVANVACRDCHVVDPFSAEHLNQKALSRYQFHIDKPGLKAVYHWNCVGCHETMNGPTGCQTCHTRTPDGDALFHADASPVDTNWVKQLFDLK